A single Gemmatimonadota bacterium DNA region contains:
- a CDS encoding aminopeptidase P family protein, translated as MLFNTERARAYMRDRGLDGLIATSPVNITYFTDYFIWIDGLMKAYMVRPGASADLAQGYALFPLEGDPALAVTGAMLAVNGVDLWVKDLRISGDSGLDWSLPPRPLSDRMDRIYHLLQGTPDYITTTQALVGALSDRGLAAGTLGVETDGLTADRYRQLKEALPDARLLDCSNLIRLLRMVKTRDEIDRLTLAAEISETAAMTAMEQARPGDNVQEVVHRFRAELGTQGADLDHFAFGVHGLGIATEPDFILGDSDVEYVDWGCRYRSCYSDTGTTFAMGPLSDDMQVRFDTLRASMDAGLAAIRPGVKSSAVQAAMQEVVDEAGFAMYPHGHGVGMEVRDYPVLSPDTGLRISDDCVNVPSDLPIEEDMVLNVEAPLSLAGVGSLHLEQSVVVTASGSRPLTEQRRDGPVFPLGASGQ; from the coding sequence ATGCTCTTCAATACCGAGCGGGCCAGGGCGTACATGCGGGATCGCGGACTCGACGGACTGATCGCGACCTCGCCCGTGAATATCACCTATTTCACGGACTACTTCATCTGGATAGACGGGCTCATGAAGGCGTACATGGTCCGGCCCGGCGCATCGGCGGATCTGGCGCAGGGATACGCCCTGTTTCCCCTCGAGGGCGATCCCGCGCTGGCGGTGACCGGCGCGATGCTGGCCGTCAACGGCGTAGACCTGTGGGTAAAAGACCTGCGGATCAGCGGCGATTCCGGGCTCGACTGGTCTCTGCCGCCGAGGCCGTTGTCCGACCGGATGGACCGTATTTACCACCTCCTGCAGGGCACACCGGACTACATTACGACCACCCAGGCTCTCGTAGGAGCTCTGAGCGACCGGGGACTTGCCGCGGGCACGCTGGGCGTGGAGACCGACGGCCTGACCGCCGACCGGTACCGGCAGCTGAAGGAGGCCCTTCCCGATGCCCGGCTGCTGGACTGCTCCAACCTCATCCGGCTGCTTCGCATGGTCAAGACCCGGGACGAGATCGACCGGCTCACGCTGGCGGCCGAGATCAGCGAAACGGCGGCCATGACGGCCATGGAACAGGCAAGGCCGGGAGACAACGTGCAGGAGGTCGTCCACCGGTTCAGGGCGGAACTGGGTACTCAAGGGGCGGACCTGGACCACTTCGCCTTCGGGGTCCACGGACTCGGCATCGCGACGGAACCGGATTTCATCCTCGGCGACTCCGACGTGGAATATGTGGACTGGGGATGCCGGTACCGGTCCTGCTATTCGGACACCGGGACCACCTTCGCCATGGGGCCGCTGTCGGACGACATGCAGGTCCGGTTCGACACGCTCCGCGCCTCCATGGACGCCGGCCTGGCCGCGATTCGGCCCGGTGTCAAATCCTCGGCGGTACAGGCGGCCATGCAGGAGGTCGTCGACGAAGCGGGTTTTGCCATGTACCCCCATGGCCACGGGGTCGGCATGGAAGTGCGGGACTACCCCGTCCTGTCGCCGGACACCGGCCTGCGGATCTCGGACGACTGTGTCAACGTCCCTTCCGATCTGCCCATTGAAGAAGACATGGTGCTCAACGTGGAAGCGCCACTGAGCCTGGCCGGGGTCGGGTCCCTGCACCTGGAACAGTCCGTCGTCGTGACGGCGAGCGGATCCCGTCCACTCACGGAGCAGCGGCGGGACGGGCCGGTGTTTCCGCTGGGGGCTTCGGGGCAGTAG
- the hisH gene encoding imidazole glycerol phosphate synthase subunit HisH, producing MIHIVDYDAGNQTSVKRALDHLGVDSVITSDPEDLVRAERIVFPGVGHAHSALETLRERELDDALKSAADRGTPILGICVGCQILLSVSEETDLSCLDLIGGRCLRFRPDDAGLKVPHMGWNALRVDRAHPVLRHVRPDDEVYFVHSFYPAPDDERDVLARSRYGVEFAAAIGRRNIVAAQFHVEKSGPVGLKMLGEFARWDGNPC from the coding sequence ATGATTCACATCGTTGACTACGACGCCGGGAATCAGACCTCGGTGAAAAGAGCGCTGGATCACCTGGGCGTGGATTCGGTCATTACGTCGGATCCGGAGGATCTGGTCCGGGCGGAGCGTATCGTCTTTCCCGGGGTGGGGCATGCCCACTCCGCCCTTGAGACGCTCCGGGAACGAGAGCTCGACGACGCGCTAAAATCGGCCGCCGACCGGGGGACGCCGATCCTCGGGATCTGCGTGGGCTGCCAGATCCTGCTGTCGGTCTCCGAGGAAACCGATCTGTCCTGCCTGGACCTTATCGGCGGCCGGTGCCTCAGGTTCCGGCCGGACGACGCCGGCCTGAAGGTGCCGCACATGGGGTGGAACGCGCTGCGCGTCGACCGCGCGCACCCCGTGCTCCGCCACGTGAGGCCGGACGACGAGGTATACTTCGTACATTCGTTCTACCCCGCCCCCGACGATGAGCGGGACGTGCTGGCGAGGAGCCGGTACGGCGTGGAGTTCGCGGCCGCCATCGGCCGGCGCAATATCGTGGCGGCCCAGTTCCACGTGGAGAAGAGCGGCCCCGTGGGATTGAAGATGCTGGGTGAGTTCGCGCGTTGGGACGGGAATCCATGCTGA
- the hisF gene encoding imidazole glycerol phosphate synthase subunit HisF — protein sequence MLSKRLISCLDVRDGRLVKSVRFVNTKDIGDPVSAARRYYEAGLDELVFYDITASSDQRAIMLDVVEEVARQVFIPFSVGGGLRSVDDCRQVLEAGAEKVNLNTAAVSNPGVISEAADAFGVQAVVLSMDIRAACSGSLTTGSGSLPSGYEIVTHGGRRDTGMDALEWARRGEALGAGEIVVNSIDADGTLEGYELKLTRMIADNVGIPVIASGGGGRPEHLYDALTEGGADAALVASMLHYGHYSVDSIKHHLHDRGLKIRMTN from the coding sequence ATGCTGAGCAAGCGACTCATTTCCTGCCTTGACGTGCGCGACGGCCGGCTGGTCAAGAGCGTCCGGTTCGTCAACACGAAGGACATCGGCGATCCGGTCTCCGCGGCGCGGCGGTATTACGAAGCCGGCCTGGACGAACTCGTCTTCTACGACATCACGGCATCCAGCGACCAGCGCGCCATCATGCTCGACGTGGTGGAGGAGGTTGCCCGGCAGGTGTTCATCCCCTTCTCGGTGGGGGGCGGCCTCCGATCGGTCGACGATTGCCGGCAGGTGCTGGAAGCCGGCGCGGAAAAAGTCAATCTGAACACGGCGGCCGTCAGCAATCCAGGGGTCATCTCCGAGGCGGCCGACGCCTTCGGGGTCCAGGCCGTGGTGCTGTCCATGGACATCAGGGCGGCCTGTTCCGGATCACTGACGACCGGTTCCGGATCCCTGCCGTCCGGATACGAGATCGTGACCCACGGAGGCCGGCGCGACACCGGCATGGATGCCCTCGAATGGGCGCGCCGCGGCGAGGCCCTCGGCGCCGGCGAGATCGTCGTCAACTCCATCGACGCGGACGGCACCCTCGAAGGATACGAGTTGAAACTCACGCGGATGATTGCCGACAACGTGGGCATCCCGGTCATCGCCTCGGGCGGCGGCGGCAGGCCGGAGCACCTCTACGACGCCCTTACGGAAGGAGGGGCCGACGCGGCCCTGGTGGCCTCCATGCTGCACTACGGCCACTACTCGGTGGATTCCATCAAGCACCATCTTCACGACCGGGGTCTGAAGATCCGGATGACCAACTAA
- a CDS encoding D-aminoacylase, giving the protein MDWSRRNFLRRTSLVGAGAAVGGLSTMLDGCAIAQRYDVIIRGGQVIDGTGAAPVAADIAIAGDRIVQIGPVQGSGGNTIDATGKIVCPGFIDIHSHTDLSLLVDPRAESKIRQGVTTEVAGQDGSSLAPLTNGRLRSLQEGYGRRYGVDIGWTDFTGLFNTLEQQGIGLNFISLAGQGTIRGYVVGYENVPASARQVDAMKDLVDQAMSEGAWGLSSGLEYTPGSFADEDEISELGRVAAGYSGFYATHMRNEDDFLVEAVSEAISTARKAEIALQIAHFKASGRRNRDKVAVCFDMIEQAIGEGMDITLDRYPYIAYATTLQNLFPTRFRAGGAEAFVSRLQSPDVLPAMRRAAVDKVDMLGDWSAVMITSVGRAENQDYVGRRVSEIVARSGQDPFEFVRELLIAENGSVGMVGFGMSEEEITSVLTHPLVMVASDGGAAAVSGPLSETTPHPRYYGTFPRVLGKYCREEGLFDLPTAVHKMTGQPAQRLGLADRGRIDVGLVADLVVFDPDTVIDRADFMNPHQYAQGIESVLVNGAVVIDGGEHTGALPGKVLRKQAGSA; this is encoded by the coding sequence ATGGACTGGTCCAGACGCAACTTTCTCAGGAGAACAAGCCTGGTGGGCGCCGGCGCGGCGGTCGGCGGCCTGTCCACGATGCTGGACGGCTGCGCGATCGCCCAGCGTTACGACGTGATCATACGAGGGGGACAGGTGATCGACGGGACGGGGGCCGCCCCCGTGGCCGCCGACATAGCCATCGCGGGAGACCGGATCGTCCAGATCGGTCCGGTCCAGGGTTCCGGCGGGAATACGATAGACGCCACGGGCAAGATCGTCTGCCCTGGATTCATCGACATCCATTCCCACACCGACCTTTCGCTCCTGGTCGATCCCAGGGCCGAAAGCAAGATCCGGCAGGGCGTGACCACGGAGGTGGCCGGTCAGGACGGTTCTTCGCTGGCCCCGCTGACGAACGGGCGGCTCAGGTCGCTGCAGGAAGGTTACGGACGGCGGTACGGCGTGGACATAGGATGGACGGATTTCACGGGGCTTTTCAATACCCTCGAACAGCAGGGCATCGGGCTCAATTTCATCTCGCTCGCGGGCCAGGGCACCATACGCGGTTACGTCGTAGGGTACGAGAACGTACCGGCCAGCGCGCGCCAGGTCGATGCGATGAAGGACCTCGTGGACCAGGCCATGTCGGAAGGGGCCTGGGGCCTTTCGTCCGGACTCGAATACACGCCCGGCAGTTTTGCCGATGAGGATGAGATTTCCGAACTCGGCCGGGTGGCGGCGGGTTACAGCGGATTCTACGCGACTCACATGCGCAACGAGGACGATTTCCTCGTGGAAGCCGTGAGCGAAGCGATCAGCACCGCACGGAAAGCCGAGATCGCGCTCCAGATCGCCCACTTCAAGGCATCGGGCAGGCGGAACCGGGACAAGGTCGCGGTATGCTTCGACATGATTGAACAGGCGATCGGCGAGGGGATGGACATCACCCTCGACAGGTATCCCTACATCGCCTACGCCACGACGCTGCAGAACCTGTTTCCGACCCGTTTCCGCGCGGGCGGCGCCGAGGCGTTCGTCAGCCGTCTCCAGTCACCGGACGTCCTGCCCGCCATGAGACGGGCGGCCGTCGACAAGGTCGACATGCTGGGGGACTGGAGCGCCGTCATGATAACCTCGGTCGGCAGGGCGGAAAACCAGGACTACGTGGGCCGGCGGGTATCGGAGATCGTCGCGCGAAGCGGCCAGGATCCCTTCGAGTTCGTTCGGGAACTGCTCATCGCGGAGAACGGGAGCGTGGGCATGGTCGGGTTCGGCATGAGCGAGGAGGAGATCACTTCCGTACTGACCCATCCGCTGGTCATGGTCGCCTCGGACGGCGGGGCCGCAGCCGTCTCCGGCCCGTTGAGCGAAACCACGCCCCATCCCCGGTACTACGGGACCTTTCCCAGGGTGCTCGGCAAGTACTGCCGCGAAGAGGGACTGTTCGACCTGCCCACCGCCGTACACAAGATGACCGGCCAGCCGGCCCAGCGGCTGGGACTCGCCGACCGCGGCAGGATCGACGTGGGCCTGGTCGCCGATCTTGTGGTGTTCGATCCGGACACGGTCATCGACCGGGCTGACTTCATGAACCCCCATCAGTACGCGCAGGGCATCGAAAGCGTCCTGGTAAACGGCGCGGTCGTCATTGACGGTGGGGAACACACCGGCGCGCTGCCGGGCAAGGTGTTGCGAAAGCAGGCGGGATCGGCCTGA
- a CDS encoding carbonic anhydrase, with protein sequence MNPARIFEQNEHWIKRRLGSDPGYLDRLSRPQQPGILYIGCADSRVMPEAFMGAGPGEVFVHRNVGNLVSSLDPNTGSAVIYGVEHLKVGHVVVCGHYDCGAVKAVLQSDDLGSLEPWLRNLRAVSRRHQAELEAVPDATDRCDRLVEHSVRAQCANILEFPEVQASISETGLQVHGWVFDLRSGRIVDLNVDRG encoded by the coding sequence ATGAATCCTGCCCGCATTTTCGAACAGAACGAGCACTGGATCAAAAGAAGGCTGGGTTCCGATCCCGGTTATCTCGATCGGCTGTCGCGGCCGCAGCAGCCGGGTATTCTCTACATCGGATGCGCGGACAGCCGGGTGATGCCCGAAGCCTTCATGGGCGCCGGCCCGGGTGAGGTCTTCGTCCACCGCAACGTGGGCAACCTGGTCTCCTCCCTGGACCCGAACACAGGTTCCGCCGTCATTTACGGGGTCGAGCATCTGAAAGTCGGGCATGTCGTGGTTTGCGGCCACTACGATTGTGGCGCGGTAAAGGCGGTGCTGCAGTCGGATGACCTCGGCTCGCTTGAGCCGTGGCTTCGGAACCTGAGAGCGGTTTCCCGGCGGCATCAGGCGGAACTGGAAGCCGTCCCCGATGCGACGGACCGCTGCGACCGCTTGGTCGAACACAGCGTCCGCGCGCAGTGCGCGAACATCCTTGAGTTCCCCGAAGTGCAGGCGTCGATCAGCGAGACCGGCCTGCAGGTGCATGGCTGGGTCTTCGACCTGCGCAGCGGCAGGATCGTGGACCTGAACGTAGATCGCGGATGA